ATATTTTCATCCTCTATGTCGGGTACAGGTTGATAACTGCGTAAAAATGTAGTCTTTTGATAGGCATATTCGCAACTGTTGATCTGAGCATCTTTGGCAATATCAAGAACTACCGGACCGGGTCTTCCGCTGGATGCAATATAAAATGCTCTTGAAACTGCCCATGCAATATCTTCCACACGTCTTACCTGATATGCCCATTTTGTGATTGGTTGCGTAACACCTATTACATCGGCTTCCTGAAATGCATCAGAACCCAGAAGTGCAGAGCTAACCTGCCCTGATATTACCACAAGTGGTGTACTATCCATCATTGCATCTGTAATCCCTGTAATTGTATTTGTAGCACCCGGACCTGATGTAACAAGTGCTACACCTACTTTCTCTGATACCCTTGCATAACCTTGTGCTGCATGAACAGCCCCTTGTTCGTGTCGAACCAGTATATGTTTAATTTCATTCTTATGGTCATAAAGTGCATCAAATACAGGCATAATGGCACCTCCCGGATAACCAAATAATGTGTCAACTCCTTCCGCTAAAAGTGAACGTATTAAAATTTCACTTCCCGTTATAACCTCTGCCTCCGGCTTTTTTGCGTTGGGCGTAGTCGATTGAGTCTGAATATCTTTGTTCATAATAATTACTCTAAATGTGATGTATATTAAATAATCCTTACTGCTCCTTTGTCTGCCGAACTAACAAAGTGAGAGTAAACCTTTAATGCATTTGAAATATTTCTGTTTCGTAAAGGTTTGAAGGCTTTATCTCCTTTTGTCTCCTCTAATAGTCTTCTATTCTGAAGCTCCTCATCGCTTACTTTCAAATTAATAGATCTGTTAGGAATATCTATTTCTATTATATCTCCATCGCGTACCAAGCCAATGTTTCCACCTGCTGCAGCTTCTGGTGATATATGTCCTATTGATAATCCTGATGTGCCACCTGAAAAACGTCCGTCAGTAATCAATGCACACTCTTTTCCTAAATGCTTTGCTTTAATGTATGATGTTGGATAAAGCATCTCCTGCATACCGGGTCCTCCCTTGGGACCCTCATAGACAATTACAACTACATCTCCTGCCTCTACTTTGCCATTTAGTATACCTGCACATGCATCATCCTGTGACTGAAACACTTTTGCTTTACCTATGAATTTCCATATACTTTCGTCAACCCCTGCAGTTTTTACTACACAGCCATCCTGTGCAATATTTCCTCTAAGAATTGCCAGTCCTCCATCAACAGTATATGCATTTTTCACACTTCTAATACAACCATTTTCTCTGTCGATATCTAACTCTTTATAGCGGGCATCCTGTGATCCCATAACAAGATTAAAACGGTTACCGGGTGCAGACGAATAGATATTAATTGCTTCTGCATCAGGACAATCTTTTACTATATCGTATTTTTCTATTGCTTCAGCAAGTGTGAGACCATCTACACGATATACTGATGTATCAATAAGGTTAGCTTTTGATAATTCATTAAGGATCCCCATAATTCCACCTGCACGGTTAACATCTTGAATATGGTATTTTTTAGAGTTTGGTGCAACCTTACATAAGCAAGGTACGCGTCTTGATAAATTTTCAATATCATCAAGATTGAACTCTATTTTTCCTTCATGTGCTATTGCCAGTGTGTGCAGTATTGTGTTTGTAGATCCACCCATAGCAATATCTAATGTCATAGCGTTAAGAAATGCCTGACGGGAGGCTATATTTCGCGGAAGTACCGATTCATCTCCTTCAAAATAATACTTCTCTGCATTCTCCACTATTTGCTTAGCCGCTTTTACAAACAATTCCTTACGATTGACGTGAGTTGCCAGTATAGTACCATTGCCGGGTAAAGCAAGTCCAATTGCTTCATTAAGACAGTTCATAGAGTTTGCTGTAAACATTCCGGAACATGAGCCGCATGTAGGACATGCTGAGATTTCAAGTTTAGAAACTCGCTCATCTGTTACTGAATCATCTGCCGATTCAATCATTGCATCAATAAGATCGATCTGTTCGTCATCAATCTTACCGGCTTCCATCGGACCACCAGAAACAAAAATAGTTGGTATATTCAGTCGCATTGCTGCCATAAGCATTCCGGGAGTTATCTTGTCACAGTTGCTGATACATATCATTGCGTCAGCTTTATGGGCGTTAACCATATACTCTACCGAATCTGCTATCATATCACGTGAGGGTAATGAGTATAACATACCATCATGCCCCATAGCAATACCATCATCAACTGCAATTGTGTTAAATTCAGCTGCAAAGCAGCCTAATTTCTCAATCTCACGTTTTACATTCTGACCTATGTCATGCAGATGTACATGTCCGGGTACAAACTGGGTAAATGAGTTAACAATGGCAATTATTGGTTTACCCATCTGTTCTCTGGTCATTCCATTTGCATGCCATAATGCTCTTGCACCTGCCATGCGGCGACCTTGTGTACTTGTTGCACTGCGCAGTTTTGAAATATCTCTTTGACGATTATTCATTATGCTATTTACTTGTTTTTTATATATTCAGTAATCCACTCACCTACTTCACTTAGTTTGTATATTTTACCTCCATCTGCAATATCTTCTGTAACAATACCTGCTTCAAGACTTGCATTTACAGCTTCTCGGATCATGGCTCCTTCTTCATTAAGATTAAAGCTATATTCAAACATAAGTGCAGCTGAAAGAATCATAGCAAGAGGATTTGCTATATCTTTTCCTGCTGCCTGGGGATATGAACCATGAATAGGCTCAAAGAGTGAGGTATGAAGCCCAATTGATGCAGAAGGAAGAAGACCCATTGAACCTGTAATCACTGAAGCTTCATCGGTTAGTATATCACCAAACATATTTTCTGTTACCATCACATCAAAACTTTTGGGCCATTGAATGATTCGCATAGCAGCATTATCTACGAAAAGGAAATCAGTTTCAATATCAGGATACTGAGGAGCAATTTCCTGAGCAATCTGACGCCAAAGTCTAGATGTAGCAATTACATTTGCCTTATCAACAACCGTGAGTTTTTTACGTCGCTGTCCGGCAAATTTATATGCCAGGTGAAGAACTCTTTCTATCTCATCACGGGTATAGACACATGTATCATATGCAGTATTTCCATCCTCACTTCTTCCCTGAGGTCTGCCAAAATACATTCCTCCTGTAAGTTCACGAATACATACGAAGTCGGCACCCTCAACCAAATCAGATCTTAGAGGTGATTTGTGAATAAGTGAAGGAAAAGTCATTACAGGACGTATATTGCCATATAAACCAAGTTTTTTACGCATGTTGAGTAAACCTTGCTCTGGTCTCACTTTTGCATTTGGATCATTATCATATTTGGGATCCCCTATAGCACCAAAAAGAACAGCATCGCTATTCATACAAAGCTCATGTGTCTCTTCCGGATATGGATTACCGGTTGCATCAATAGCACAAGCACCTACAACTGCCTCTTTATATGTTAATTCATGACCAAATTTATCACTAACTGCTTTCGTAACGTTTAAAGCTTGTGTCATTATCTCGGGACCAATCCCATCGCCCGGTAATACTGCTATATTCAATTTCATTATTTTAGTTATATTTTGATGTCTGTTTTTTTTCCAATTTGTTTTAACTCTTAAAGTGAATTACTGGAGCTTATGGTAACTCCATATAGTTCATTTTTGGTATGTTGCCGCTTTCAAGCATATTCAGCATCTTCATTGTTGCTTTTATGGCTGCTACTGTCTGGTCAATATCAAGTGCCCTTGTTTTAAACACTTTACCCTCAAACTTCCAGGTTATGACTGTTTGCACATATGCATTTGTTTTTCCGCCAGGTGGTATTACTACCTCGTAATCTATAAGCTCAGGAACCGGTTTATTCAGACTTCTGTATATCTTGAACATGGCTTTGGAAAAAGCATGATACTGTCCTTCTCCTGCAGCTGTTTCCTGATAAACTTTACCCTTTATTCCAATCTTTACAGTGGCTGTCGGCCTTAGTCCATCAGTTAATGTCAAGGAGTAATTCAACATCTGAATCTCTTTAAAATCATTACCATTCTTAAGAACATCTGATACTATATATGGTAATTCGTCAAGACTAACTACTTCCTTTTTATCACCAAGTTCTATAATTCTGGCTGTAACTTTACTCGTTGCTTCTTCATCAAGCTCAATACCAAGTGCTTCGAGATTTTTTACAATATTGGATCTGCCTGAATTCTTTCCTAATGCGTATTCACGATAGCGACCAAATCGCTCTGGCAGCAGATCATTGAAGTAAAGATTTTTCTTTTTATCACCATCCGCATGAATTCCTGCAACCTGAGTGAATACGTTATCCCCTATCAGTGGCTTGTTATTCGGAATTCTTACTCCGGAATAGCTTTCTACAACTTTACTTACATTATAGAGTTTAGACTCATCAATATTTGTCTTAAATCCCAGATGATCATGAATAAGTGCTATAACACTTGTTAATGGGGCATTTCCGGCTCGCTCTCCAAGACCATTTACCGTAACATGGACGCCTTTAACTCCAGCCTTAAGTGCCTCATACACATTGGCTACTGCAAGATCATAATCATTATGGGCATGAAAATCAAAATGAATACCAGGATAACGTTCAATCATCTCAGAACAAAATCTGCCTGCTTCATCCGGATTTAAAATACCTAAAGTATCGGGTAGCATAAAGCGGGTAACTGGCTCATCTTTTAGGCCATCCATCATCTTAAACACGTAATCTTTAGAATCACGCATTCCATTTGACCAGTCTTCAAGATAAAGGTTAACCTTCAGACCCATTTCACATGCACTGTTGATGCTTTTCTTTACATCTTCTAAATGCTGCTCAGGTGACTTTCTTAACTGATATGTACAGTGCTTTAATGAACCTTTGCTTAACAGATTGACAACTTTACATCCTGCTTTGGCTATCCACTCGAGTGAAGTTGTTCCATCAACAAAGCCTAGTACTTCCAATTTATCTATATAGCCATGTGTTGTGGCCCATTGAGCCATTTTCTGTACTGATTTGAACTCGCCTTCTGATACTCTTGCTGATGCGATCTCTACTCTGTCAACTTTCAGTTCATCTAATAAAAGACTTACAACACTCACCTTTTCCTGTGCAGCAAAGGATACTCCCGATGTCTGTTCTCCATCGCGCAGGGTAGTATCCATAATCTCTATTTTTCTTGATTCTTGCAAAACAATCAGTTATTTGAAGTTCTTTGTTATATCTATAACAGTTTAAATTATATGGTTTTAATATGAGAATGCTCGGCGTTTCTCATACTCCAGTATCTTATCTCTGTTGGACAGAAGAAAATCTATGTCATCAAGTCCTTTAAGTAGGCACTCTTTCTTATATGCATTTATTTCGAAAGACTCTGTACGGCCTGTTTCATTATTCACTATTGTCTGCGCTTCTAGGTTTACAGTAACTGTAGATTTTGGATTTTTTCTTGAACAGTCAAACAGTTCACTAAGAAATTCATCGGAAATTACTACTGGAAGTATACCGTTATTAAGAGCATTGTTTCTAAATATATCTGCAAAAAAGCTTGACACTACTACTTTGAAGCCATAACCACCTATTGCCCATGCTGCGTGCTCGCGACTACTTCCACTACCAAAGTTTTTACCTGCTACTAATACTTCGCCTGAATATTTTGGATCATTAAGTACGAAATCTTCTTTAGGGTTTCCCTCTTTATCATAACGCCAATCGGCAAACAAATTATCTCCAAAACCTTCTCTGGTAGTTGCTTTCAGGAAGCGGGCAGGTATAATCTGATCGGTGTCCACATTCTCTATCGGAAGTGGAACGTATGTTGATGTTATTGTTTTAAATTTTTCCATTATTTCTAAAATTAGGGTTGGGTTATTTTACCGTTTACTGCAGCAGCTGCGGCTACTAAAGGACTTGCCAATATTGTTCTGGCTCCCGGACCTTGTCGTCCTTCAAAATTACGATTAGATGTAGATACTGCATATTTACCTGCTGGCACCTTATCATCGTTCATTGCAAGACAAGCTGAGCAACCTGGTTGCCTGATTTCAAATCCAGCTTCCTGAAGTATCAGATCAAGCCCCTCTTCCTTTATCTGTTTTCTTACCTGCCAACTGCCGGGCACTAGCCAGGCTGTGACATTTTCAGCCTTCTTTTTGCCTTTAACGTATTCTGTAAACTGGCGGAAATCCTCAATACGACCATTCGTACAACTTCCAAGAAATACAAAGTCGATCTGTTTACCTTCAAGCTTCTCTCCTGGTTCAAACCCCATATATTTAAGTGATTTCTCGAAAGAAATTTTTCCTGCATTGTCAATATCCTCAAGTTTAGGAATAGTTCCATCAATAGGCATACCCATACCCGGATTAGTGCCATAGGTTATCATTGGAGGAATTTTCCCTGCATCAAATGTTACCTCTTTGTCAAACACAGCACCTTCATCAGATTTCAATGTCTTCCAGTATGCTAAAGCCTCTTCCCATCTCTCACCCTGTGGGGCAAACTGACGTCCTTTTATGTAGTTGAATGTAGTTTCATCTGGAGCTATCAATCCACCACGTGCACCCATCTCGATACTAAGATTACAAAGAGTCATTCTTTGCTCCATAGTCAAATTACGTACAGCTTCACCGGCATACTCTACAAAATAACCTGTTGCACCACCTGTGGTAAGTTGCGATATCATATATAGTGCCATATCCTTGGCACCTACATTTTCACTAAGTTTACCTTCAAAGTTGATGCGCATTGTCTTAGGACGTGTCTGAAGAATACATTGTGATGCCAAAACCATCTCCACTTCACTGGTTCCGATTCCAAATGCAATAGCACCAAATGCTCCATGTGTAGATGTGTGACTGTCACCACAAACTATTGTCATACCTGGCTGTGTATACCCGTTTTCAGGTCCTATAACATGTACAATACCGTTCTTTGGATTCCCCAGCCCATAATATGTAAGTCCAAATTCACGGGCATTTTTTGCAAGTGTCTCTACTTGGAAGCGAGAGATAGCATCACGAATTGGATTCTCCTGGCCCATTGTAGGAATATTATGATCTGCTGTCAGAGTGGTTTGCTCAGGCCTGAACACACTTAAACCTCTTGCACGAAGTCCAGCAAAAGCCTGTGGACTGGTCACTTCATGACACAAATGACGATCTATGTATAGTTGTGTGGGACCGTCCTTAACTTCTGTTACAACATGTGCGTCCCATACTTTATCGAAAAGAGTCTTCATATATTATTTAATTGCTTATTTGTATTTTATTTTTCTATCTCGTTCTTATTTGAATTGTAATTATTTTATTCAACGAATTTATTTACAGCATCTATAAATGCTTCTACAGAAGCTGCAACAATATCTGTATTGGCTGCAAATCCATAGTAGACAATGTCATTATGTTCAACCTGCATATGTACTTTTCCAATATCATCACTGCCACGATCGATTGCCTGGATAAGAAATTCCTGAATCTTCATTTCACGACGTATGATACTTTTCACAGCTCTGATGGCTGCATCAACTGGTCCATTACCTGAAGCTGTTGCTTCAAAATGTTCACCTGCAATATTCAATCCTATGCTTGCTACATCCCTTACGCCAATACCGCAAACCACCTGCAGATAGTCAACTTTTATACGATTCAAACGGGCTTCTTTCCCAACAAGCATCAGTATGTCATCATCATTTATGCTCTTTTTTCTGTCTGCCAGGTTAAGAAATTTCTCGTACACCTTATCAAGTTCTGCGGATTCAAGTTTAACACCAAGAACTGATAGACGGTTCTTAAGTGCGGCACGACCACTACGAGCAGTCAGAACTATTGCATTATCATCTATTCCCACATCTTTTGGATTGATAATCTCGTAGGTCTCAACATTCTTTAGTACACCATCCTGGTGGATACCAGAGGAGTGTGCGAAGGCATTTCGACCAACTATTGCTTTATTTGGCTGAACAGGCATGTTCATTAAACTCGAAACAAGGCGACTGGTTGAATATATGTGCTGTGAATTAATATTTGTGTCGAAACCTCTGTCTTTATGACTTCGTAGTGCCATAACCACCTCTTCTAGAGATGTGTTACCTGCGCGTTCTCCAATACCGTTTATGGTAACTTCAACTTGACGAGCACCATTTATAACACCTGAAAGTGTATTTGCAGTAGCCATACCTAAATCCTGATGACAGTGTGTAGAAAGTATTGCATTTTTTAGATCTACATTATCTATCAGATATTTTATTTTTGCTCCATACTCATCTGGAAAGCAATATCCTGTAGTATCGGGAATATTGATAACAGTTGCTCCGGCATTAACAACAGCCTGAACTACTTTTGCCAGATATTCATTGTCTGTACGACCTGCATCTTCTGCATAAAACTCTACATCATCTACAAAATTTCGGGCATATTTTACAGCTTTTACAGCTCTCTCCAGTATTTCCTCACGATTGGAATTAAATTTATGCTTTATATGAGAGTCTGAAGTCCCTATCCCAGTA
This portion of the Lascolabacillus massiliensis genome encodes:
- the ilvD gene encoding dihydroxy-acid dehydratase; the protein is MNNRQRDISKLRSATSTQGRRMAGARALWHANGMTREQMGKPIIAIVNSFTQFVPGHVHLHDIGQNVKREIEKLGCFAAEFNTIAVDDGIAMGHDGMLYSLPSRDMIADSVEYMVNAHKADAMICISNCDKITPGMLMAAMRLNIPTIFVSGGPMEAGKIDDEQIDLIDAMIESADDSVTDERVSKLEISACPTCGSCSGMFTANSMNCLNEAIGLALPGNGTILATHVNRKELFVKAAKQIVENAEKYYFEGDESVLPRNIASRQAFLNAMTLDIAMGGSTNTILHTLAIAHEGKIEFNLDDIENLSRRVPCLCKVAPNSKKYHIQDVNRAGGIMGILNELSKANLIDTSVYRVDGLTLAEAIEKYDIVKDCPDAEAINIYSSAPGNRFNLVMGSQDARYKELDIDRENGCIRSVKNAYTVDGGLAILRGNIAQDGCVVKTAGVDESIWKFIGKAKVFQSQDDACAGILNGKVEAGDVVVIVYEGPKGGPGMQEMLYPTSYIKAKHLGKECALITDGRFSGGTSGLSIGHISPEAAAGGNIGLVRDGDIIEIDIPNRSINLKVSDEELQNRRLLEETKGDKAFKPLRNRNISNALKVYSHFVSSADKGAVRII
- the leuB gene encoding 3-isopropylmalate dehydrogenase, with product MKLNIAVLPGDGIGPEIMTQALNVTKAVSDKFGHELTYKEAVVGACAIDATGNPYPEETHELCMNSDAVLFGAIGDPKYDNDPNAKVRPEQGLLNMRKKLGLYGNIRPVMTFPSLIHKSPLRSDLVEGADFVCIRELTGGMYFGRPQGRSEDGNTAYDTCVYTRDEIERVLHLAYKFAGQRRKKLTVVDKANVIATSRLWRQIAQEIAPQYPDIETDFLFVDNAAMRIIQWPKSFDVMVTENMFGDILTDEASVITGSMGLLPSASIGLHTSLFEPIHGSYPQAAGKDIANPLAMILSAALMFEYSFNLNEEGAMIREAVNASLEAGIVTEDIADGGKIYKLSEVGEWITEYIKNK
- a CDS encoding alpha-isopropylmalate synthase regulatory domain-containing protein, with translation MDTTLRDGEQTSGVSFAAQEKVSVVSLLLDELKVDRVEIASARVSEGEFKSVQKMAQWATTHGYIDKLEVLGFVDGTTSLEWIAKAGCKVVNLLSKGSLKHCTYQLRKSPEQHLEDVKKSINSACEMGLKVNLYLEDWSNGMRDSKDYVFKMMDGLKDEPVTRFMLPDTLGILNPDEAGRFCSEMIERYPGIHFDFHAHNDYDLAVANVYEALKAGVKGVHVTVNGLGERAGNAPLTSVIALIHDHLGFKTNIDESKLYNVSKVVESYSGVRIPNNKPLIGDNVFTQVAGIHADGDKKKNLYFNDLLPERFGRYREYALGKNSGRSNIVKNLEALGIELDEEATSKVTARIIELGDKKEVVSLDELPYIVSDVLKNGNDFKEIQMLNYSLTLTDGLRPTATVKIGIKGKVYQETAAGEGQYHAFSKAMFKIYRSLNKPVPELIDYEVVIPPGGKTNAYVQTVITWKFEGKVFKTRALDIDQTVAAIKATMKMLNMLESGNIPKMNYMELP
- the leuD gene encoding 3-isopropylmalate dehydratase small subunit; amino-acid sequence: MEKFKTITSTYVPLPIENVDTDQIIPARFLKATTREGFGDNLFADWRYDKEGNPKEDFVLNDPKYSGEVLVAGKNFGSGSSREHAAWAIGGYGFKVVVSSFFADIFRNNALNNGILPVVISDEFLSELFDCSRKNPKSTVTVNLEAQTIVNNETGRTESFEINAYKKECLLKGLDDIDFLLSNRDKILEYEKRRAFSY
- the leuC gene encoding 3-isopropylmalate dehydratase large subunit, yielding MKTLFDKVWDAHVVTEVKDGPTQLYIDRHLCHEVTSPQAFAGLRARGLSVFRPEQTTLTADHNIPTMGQENPIRDAISRFQVETLAKNAREFGLTYYGLGNPKNGIVHVIGPENGYTQPGMTIVCGDSHTSTHGAFGAIAFGIGTSEVEMVLASQCILQTRPKTMRINFEGKLSENVGAKDMALYMISQLTTGGATGYFVEYAGEAVRNLTMEQRMTLCNLSIEMGARGGLIAPDETTFNYIKGRQFAPQGERWEEALAYWKTLKSDEGAVFDKEVTFDAGKIPPMITYGTNPGMGMPIDGTIPKLEDIDNAGKISFEKSLKYMGFEPGEKLEGKQIDFVFLGSCTNGRIEDFRQFTEYVKGKKKAENVTAWLVPGSWQVRKQIKEEGLDLILQEAGFEIRQPGCSACLAMNDDKVPAGKYAVSTSNRNFEGRQGPGARTILASPLVAAAAAVNGKITQP
- a CDS encoding 2-isopropylmalate synthase; the protein is MERIYVFDTTLRDGEQVPGCQLNTIEKIQIAQALELLGVDVIEAGFPVSSPGDFNSVVEISKAVTWPTICALTRAVEKDIEVAAEALKYAKRKRIHTGIGTSDSHIKHKFNSNREEILERAVKAVKYARNFVDDVEFYAEDAGRTDNEYLAKVVQAVVNAGATVINIPDTTGYCFPDEYGAKIKYLIDNVDLKNAILSTHCHQDLGMATANTLSGVINGARQVEVTINGIGERAGNTSLEEVVMALRSHKDRGFDTNINSQHIYSTSRLVSSLMNMPVQPNKAIVGRNAFAHSSGIHQDGVLKNVETYEIINPKDVGIDDNAIVLTARSGRAALKNRLSVLGVKLESAELDKVYEKFLNLADRKKSINDDDILMLVGKEARLNRIKVDYLQVVCGIGVRDVASIGLNIAGEHFEATASGNGPVDAAIRAVKSIIRREMKIQEFLIQAIDRGSDDIGKVHMQVEHNDIVYYGFAANTDIVAASVEAFIDAVNKFVE